Proteins encoded within one genomic window of Marinobacter halotolerans:
- a CDS encoding DUF4212 domain-containing protein has translation MSGHSYDAEKYWKANLRLILGSLIVWALVSYGFAILLRPMLAGIPIGGTDLGFWFAQQGSILVFIALIFHYAWRMNKLDEKFGVQEE, from the coding sequence ATGTCAGGTCATAGCTACGACGCTGAAAAGTACTGGAAGGCGAACCTTCGCCTGATACTCGGGAGCCTGATCGTATGGGCTCTGGTGTCCTACGGTTTTGCCATTTTGCTCAGACCCATGCTCGCAGGCATCCCCATTGGCGGGACAGACCTGGGATTCTGGTTTGCCCAGCAGGGCTCAATCCTTGTCTTCATCGCTCTGATCTTTCATTACGCCTGGCGGATGAACAAGCTCGATGAAAAATTCGGCGTGCAGGAGGAATAA
- a CDS encoding sodium:solute symporter family protein, protein MDQFTINLIFVGGSFLLYILIAVWAKAGSTSDFYVAGGGVHPITNGAAIGADWMSAASFISMAGLIAAGGYANSTFLMGWTGGYVLLAMLLAPYLRKFGKFTVPEFIGDRFYSKNARLVAVICLIVASVTYVIGQMAGAGVAFSRFLEVDATTGLMIAAVVVFIYAVLGGMKGITYTQVAQYCVLIIAYTIPAVFISLQLTGNPLPPLGLFSTHIDSGMPILDKLNQVITDLGFNEYTADVDNKLNMVLFTLSLMIGTAGLPHVIIRFFTVPKVADARWSAGWALVFIALLYLTAPAVASMARLNLMTTIYPDGTSAAPIEYDERPQWVREWEVTGLITYEDKNQDGRIQLYNDVPSFEETAQARGWEGNELVVNRDILVLANPEIANLPGWVIGLIAAGGLAAALSTAAGLLLAISSAISHDLIKGRINPNITDKGELLAARISMAVAIVVATYLGANPPGFAAQVVALAFGIAAASLFPALMMGIFSKRVNNRGAIAGMLTGLAFTLAYIFVYKGWLFIPGTNNLADTPENWVLGISPLSIGAVGAMVNFAVAFIVSNATEEPPIEIQELVESVRYPRGAGKATGH, encoded by the coding sequence ATGGACCAATTTACGATTAACCTGATCTTCGTAGGGGGCTCCTTCCTCCTGTATATCCTGATCGCAGTCTGGGCGAAAGCCGGAAGCACCAGCGATTTCTACGTGGCCGGCGGCGGTGTTCACCCGATCACCAACGGCGCGGCCATCGGCGCGGACTGGATGTCAGCTGCGTCCTTCATTTCCATGGCGGGCCTGATTGCCGCTGGCGGTTATGCCAACTCTACCTTCCTGATGGGCTGGACCGGCGGCTACGTGTTGCTCGCCATGCTGCTGGCACCCTACCTGCGGAAGTTCGGCAAGTTCACCGTGCCAGAGTTCATCGGCGACCGGTTCTACAGCAAGAATGCGAGACTGGTAGCGGTAATCTGTCTGATTGTTGCATCTGTCACCTACGTTATCGGCCAGATGGCCGGTGCCGGCGTGGCCTTCTCACGCTTCCTGGAAGTTGACGCCACAACAGGCCTGATGATTGCCGCCGTGGTGGTATTCATCTACGCGGTACTTGGTGGCATGAAAGGCATCACCTATACGCAGGTGGCTCAGTACTGTGTGCTGATTATTGCCTACACCATTCCTGCCGTGTTTATCTCACTGCAGCTGACCGGAAACCCGCTGCCACCGCTGGGCCTGTTCTCGACCCACATTGACTCAGGCATGCCAATTCTGGACAAGCTGAATCAAGTCATTACCGACCTCGGCTTTAATGAATACACTGCCGACGTAGACAATAAGCTGAACATGGTGCTGTTCACCCTGTCACTGATGATCGGTACTGCGGGCCTGCCACACGTTATCATCCGCTTCTTCACCGTGCCCAAGGTCGCTGACGCACGCTGGTCTGCAGGCTGGGCGCTGGTTTTCATTGCGCTGCTGTACCTGACTGCGCCTGCTGTTGCTTCAATGGCCCGTCTGAACCTGATGACCACCATCTATCCTGATGGCACGTCTGCAGCGCCGATCGAATACGACGAGCGTCCGCAATGGGTCAGGGAGTGGGAAGTCACTGGCCTGATTACCTATGAAGACAAGAACCAGGACGGCCGGATCCAACTGTACAACGACGTTCCCTCCTTCGAAGAGACAGCGCAAGCCCGTGGCTGGGAAGGTAACGAGCTTGTCGTAAACCGCGACATTCTTGTACTGGCCAACCCGGAGATCGCCAACCTGCCCGGCTGGGTCATCGGTTTGATCGCCGCAGGTGGTCTGGCGGCAGCTCTTTCCACGGCGGCGGGTCTGTTGTTGGCAATTTCCTCAGCGATCAGTCACGACCTGATAAAAGGCCGGATCAACCCCAATATCACGGATAAGGGGGAGTTGTTGGCAGCACGGATATCCATGGCCGTAGCCATAGTGGTGGCAACCTACCTGGGCGCAAACCCGCCAGGGTTCGCGGCGCAGGTAGTGGCACTGGCTTTCGGTATTGCCGCAGCGTCACTGTTCCCTGCACTGATGATGGGTATCTTCTCCAAGCGAGTGAACAACAGAGGCGCCATTGCCGGCATGCTGACCGGTCTGGCCTTCACCCTGGCATACATCTTCGTGTATAAGGGCTGGCTGTTCATTCCGGGCACCAATAACCTGGCTGACACACCGGAGAACTGGGTACTGGGAATTTCACCACTGTCTATCGGTGCGGTTGGTGCCATGGTCAACTTTGCGGTAGCCTTCATCGTGTCCAACGCGACCGAAGAGCCGCCGATTGAAATTCAGGAACTGGTTGAAAGCGTCCGTTACCCTCGCGGGGCCGGCAAAGCAACTGGTCACTGA